GATCAGCCCAACGAGGCGCACGGCGGCGGGAAACGGCAGATCTGGCCCACCAAGAGCTACTGGCGAATTGGTTGTTCCCTGGTGTCCGAGCTAGGACTACGGGGCCGATCCGGTCGTAGCTGTGCCTGGGGGGACCGTGGTCCGCTTGGCACACCTTCTGGGCCTGCTGGGCCCGCTCGACCTCAGCGCCACTGCCGGACCGCACCACCGTTGCATGGTCACCGACATGTCCCGTGGCGCGATCAAGGGCCTCATCCATCGAAATATTGGAGTTACGGACGAGGACCGGTGTGGCCCCGGCCAGCAATCACGTCGTTTTCCGCCCCGCTGGTCATCTCCAGGTGTTTCGGGCCACCGTGTACGCGGTCGGGCCGGAGAGCCCTGCCCCTGTGCCGTCGGTCATGTCCAGGATCTCGAAGCCGGCGCCCTCCGCGTAGCGTTCCAGCTCTTGCGGGAACAGGACACGCCTGTGGATCTCGTCCTGGGCCTCGTCGCCCGTGGGGAGCACCCAGTGCCGGTGCATGGTGTTGATCTGGGTGCGCAGGTCCCACGCGTGGCGGATGGTGACCGTGGCGTGTCCCCTGGGGGTGTCGACCGTGGCGGTGGTCGGCTCGGTCCGGGTGATCGGGGCGACGGGGGAGCACAGTACGAGTAGCGCGCCCGGCCGAGCGTGGGCCGCGAAGGTGGTGAAGACCTGGCTGATCTCCTTGTTGTCGTGCCTCCTGGAACAGGGAGTCGAACTCGTTGTGATCAAGGAGCTGCTCGGCCACGCGCACATCGGCGTCACCGCCACCGTCTACGCCCACGTACGTCTCCGTCTCCGTCTCCGCCTCCAACGCGAAAGCGATGCCGCCGATCTCGGTAGTGCCGTTTGCCGGGTGGTAGTGGCCCACGGCGAGCGGGGTGCCGTCGGGGGCGAGGGCAGCGACGACCGTCTTGTGACCGGAGCGGATGGTGGGGCGGGTCGTTGCGACCGTGCTCCCCGCCCCCGTACTGAGCACGGCCTCGGGGATCAATGGCACCGTCCGGTACGTGGGCCGGTTCCTGGTGGACGATCCGCTGGACGTGCCGTGGTCGGTGGTCGAGCACCTGGCCGCGCAGCTGGGCATCAAGGACCCGTCGTGCGTGAAGCGGTACACGGAGCGACCGAAGACCGCGTACGAGCACGCCTGGGAGATCCGGGACGCCTACGGCTACCACCCGTTCGAGGCCCCGGAGTGGGGGCGGAGGTTCCGCACGTTCCTGCACGGGCAGGCGTGGACGCACGCCGAGGGGCCGGTGTGCGAATAAATAATCGGTTGCCTGTTGTCGATGGTGGTGGATGCAATGTCCGGCATGGTCACCCAGGTGCGCCACGGCGAGATGAGATGAACGCGTACTACCCGGCCAATCGTCACATGGGAGACGCCAACGCATGAATACGCCACCATCGCCACTTGGAGCGGAGCGGGCTGACGGATCATCCGTCCAGATCGGCGCTCTCGTTCCGCTGACTCGGCCTGGCTGGGTCGAGGCGGGCCAACACTTGCTCGCTGGACTCGAGCTGGCCGTTCGCGAAGTCAATGACGCCGGCGGGATCGTCGGAAGACCACTCGAGCTGGTGGTCCGAGACACCGCGGCTGATCCACAGAGGGCCGCGGCGGCCGTAGATGAATTGGCTCGCCTGGGCGTGGCTGCCTTGGCGGGGGAGTATCACAGCGTCGTCGCTCGCGCCGCTGCCGCCAGGGCCGACGCCCTCGGCCTGCCGTTCCTCTGCTCGTCAGCGGTTCTCGACGCGCTCACCGAACAGCCAACGGAATGGGTCGCGCGCCTCGCCCCGGCGCAGTCCCACGGCTGGCAGATCTACGCAGACTTCCTCCTCAGCACGGGCCACAGTCGAATCGCCGTAGCAACCGAGTCGAGTGTCTACTGGGCATCTGGGGCCCGCATTCTGCGGGACTACCTCGCTCCACGTGGCGGCACCGTCATCGAACTCGACATGCGCGCGCTCGCCCCCACGGCCGTGTGCGACGAACTCGTCGACAATCGCGCGACAGCCCTCCTTCTTC
The Streptomyces lunaelactis genome window above contains:
- a CDS encoding ABC transporter substrate-binding protein; the protein is MNTPPSPLGAERADGSSVQIGALVPLTRPGWVEAGQHLLAGLELAVREVNDAGGIVGRPLELVVRDTAADPQRAAAAVDELARLGVAALAGEYHSVVARAAAARADALGLPFLCSSAVLDALTEQPTEWVARLAPAQSHGWQIYADFLLSTGHSRIAVATESSVYWASGARILRDYLAPRGGTVIELDMRALAPTAVCDELVDNRATALLLLVGHPEPAVTIVKSVRRDQRLAEIMIGAPAGQPEFAEWATLLGDDSAAIPFLRYLPERLSPLGARVETALRERLAEAPSFVAFEGYDTVAVLADVLRSHGADRARTAESWPRVAVEGTRGQIQFSRTPGISVWQWAWTPIQVVDRDPAEPDRFRILHAS